DNA sequence from the Mangifera indica cultivar Alphonso chromosome 18, CATAS_Mindica_2.1, whole genome shotgun sequence genome:
ggagatttggtgcatgagcaagcttatggtagaatgtttgcattggaagaatttgagcgaaacaccaAACCATTAAACgcatgagtgatatgagtgataaccatgaggatgattcaccaaagctttatacatgctttagaatgcaattatcttgatttgtctttgtgcatacttccttgtaaagtttgataatgatgtgtgttgatgcttgaatcttggttggtttgaatcttaAGATATGTACACTGTTTGATatcgtgagaaaagagattgatgaaacatttttgtgtttgttttgttttgtttttgttttactcgaggacgagcaaaagataagtgtgggggaatttgataaggccattaattgttattattttgatttataattcccttgtgttatgtggaaatttgattcaatctaatggaattacttatctttttgcatttaggaagctttgagcaattttggaataagtttGGCCAAAAAGAGGcaaaactggagcagatatattaaactggaaatttcatAATGCAGACTAgacgtgggcacgtgaaagatgagagcagaatccggaaagcagatctgaacgcccagatcagttgcaagagtccagaaaatattaagatttgcttcctaggaaaaggataatcaccagctggaaaataggattaattgagctaaataaggaatgatattttaagaagaaggatatatattagagatacatatcttttcctttctttttgggaagatatgtatcactttgcttgattggattaggagattaggattcaatttctagatttttagtaggaagataatatatatatattcttattttcttatttgagaattatcaaccatcgtacttagagaattagagagaaaagcatggtctacagtggctgaataatttatcttggttgaagggatctgaaaccatggaactacaatgattgtgagatttatttttgttctttaatgcatctttttatttattcgagtattgattatctttctgaattatttgtttatgattgtgttggttgatttctaaggcgcgcgattagtttatcaattaatataatctacggctagtttaggtgctgaatccgtaattgttcaatccatctaatcgaagtggcaactaggtttatcgtttgctgcgtcagaagctataatcctaggaaaataatcaactagattaaatgcaacgtcatACGTTTGTgctgtcttgcttcgttggtctttctaattcgtaatgctattgtttaattaaattcgagatcgtatccgaattattaatcaataagggttaattgaaatacatgtttttggttaactaatcgtaaggaatgacaggttaatttaataccacaataaatatttgaataattaatttgatattttgtttcgatgatcgatcgtagttccaatggtggatgtgaccgaagaccaaggtttgttaaatcgatttattccttttagattactttactgaatttttaattagtgtttttcattataatttgcattcacttcaaaaccccccctgtttatttatttgtttcaatttaattgtgacgacatactaatcaaagctgtacgagggaacgatccctactttcctttactacatttttgttgcaggaatttaggatttaatttgggtgtcaatgATAGCACGTACCACCTTCCCAAAATAATACCGCTACAATTCACTTGTATGTCTGAATAAAGCCTGAGTGCCCTCCGTATGGTGAAGAATGGAATTTAACTAGGAATTTAGGAATAAAAGTAGAGTTTCTGGTGAGAACCATTCTGCCCTTATAAAGTAGCCTGCCTTTCTTGTATTTATACCCAACATGTGCCTTAGCATCAGCCATTAAATCATGAATAATGCGCTGAAGTCTCTCATCCCCAGCAATCTCTCTGTCTATGCCTTCTAACCCTATTGGTTGTACTACCGAAATGGCCCAAATCTCTCCTTCCATGTTTGGATGGCGAGAAAATGCCTCAGCAGCTCTATTTTCATATCCTGGCTTGTATtgaatctcaaaatcatacccAATCATCTTTATTACCCATTTCTACTGGTCATTTCCAAGCACCTGCTAATCCGCTAAGAATTTCAAACTACTCTAGTCCGCTAAGAACTTCAAATGTCACCCAAGTGAATAGTGCCTCTATTTTTGGAATGCCATGACTATGGCCATCAATTCTCTCTCATACACTAACTTACCTTGATTTCGTAAGGACAATGTTTTGCTAATAAACACTATTAGTCGTCCGTCTTGCATTAACACAGCTCTTAGACCCGATCTTGAAGCATCTATCTCAACTATGAATTCCTTTGAAAAGTTTGGCATTACTAGCACTGGAACAATGGTCATTGTTGTTTTGAGTTCTTTGAAGGCTTTGCTGGCTCTTTCATCCCACATAAAGGCATCCTTTTTTAGTAATCGAGTAAGCGGTTCGACGATCTTTCCGTAGCCTTTGACAAACTTTCGATAGTACCCCATTAGGCCTAAAAACCCCCTTAATTCCCTCAAATCCCTTGGCTGTAGCCACTCTACCATCACCTAAATTTTCTTCGGGTCAGCTTCTACTCCATTGGCCGATACGATATGCCCTAAATATTCCATTCGTATCTGTCCAAAAGCGTATTTTTTCTGTTCACCACTAATTGATGATCGCGCAGTAGCTCCAGCACAATGCGTAAATGTTCCATATGGTCCTCCATCTCTTGACTGTAAACTAATATGTTGTCAAAGAAAACCAATACAAATTTTCGCAAATAGGGCTTAAATATTTCATTCATCACATTTTGGAACATCACCGGTGTGTTAGTGAGCCCAAACAGCATGACCAAGAACTCATAGTGGCCTTCATGGATTCCAAAAGCCGTCTTTTCCACGTCTTCTTCCTTGACTCGGATTTGGTGATACCCTAACTTTAGGTCTAATTTGCTAAATATTGCGGCTCCCGTTAATTCATCTAAGAGCTCATCTATGGCAAGAATAGGAAATTTATCTGGTATCGTCACCTTATTCAACGTACGATAATCTACACAAAACCTTTATCCATTATCCTTTTTTTCTCACCAATAAAACGGGGTTGGAGAATGGGCTCACACTAGGGCGTATAACACCTGCTGTAATCATCTTGCCAACTatcttttcaatctcatttttttagAAATGAGGGTACTGATATGGTCTTATATTGGGTGGCAACACCGACAGTAGAAGCCTAATGGCGTGATCATAGGTTCACTTGGGTGGGAGCCTTGTAAGTTCTCGGAATAGGGTTTGGTATTCTTCCAACAATTGACTCAATCTCGGCTCACTCAATAAGGCGACCATTTCCTCTCTTCTTTCCATTCCCTTAAGTTCTAACAAATACCTTTCCCCTCCTTGTCTTACTGTATTAACCACTACCTTTAAGGAAGTTTCCATACGACTCAGTGACGTTTCTCCTTTCAACTGAGCTTTCTTTCCTTCCTAGTCAAAAATCATGGTTTAAAGATTCCAATTTACCTTGACCTTACCCAGCTTGCATAGCCAATCCACCCTTAGGATGATGTCAATACTCCCTTATTCAAATGGAAAGAAATTTTGCACTACCGATaacctttaaaatttcaacTCCACATTGTCACACCTGCCTTCACCTCTTACCTTTCTCTCATCCCCCAACATGACGGTGAATCTTACCGGTGTAGTTGATAATTGTAATTCCCTCACCAACTTTTTGGAAATGAAACTGTAGGTGGTCCTGTTGTCTAACAAAACCACCACCATTCTTCTATTAATTGAgccataaaatttaatagtctTAGGAGAGTCTATCCCCACTATTGAGCTGTGTTTAAAGTTAACTCCAAATTCACCTCTCCATCTTTAATGGCTTTAATCTTTTccctttcctcttcttcttttgaaGCTGTCATCACCCAAAACTACTTGAAATGACACTTATGGCCTGATAATATCGTTCATCACATCTGAAGCACATACCTTTCTCAAGTCTAGATCGAAACTCCTCATTAGAAAGACATCAGTAATTCCTTTCTTGTCTTAATGGCATTGTCGATGTCACAGAATTGATAACACCTCTATTTGGTTGTGGCGTGATAGAGTTAGGGGTGGGATGGTTATGTAAAGTTGAGTAATTTTGAGCACTCGGGTTGGAGCAGGTTGGGCCGGTTTGGATTGGGTATAGGTTAGTTGGGTTGGATCGATAGGTGGGCGGGTTATAATATGAGTTTGGGTTACTAGGTTGGGTCGAAGAGGAGGCTTTATGGATAGTTAGGTTAGCTGAGTTCATAATGTGGATTGGGCGAATTTGGGCTTGGTATTGGGTCTTGAAAATGGGGCGAGGTGGATAGCTTTCGGGTCGAGGGTCAATGACCCaattcttttcttctattttttgtgCCCTGATCATCATCTCTTTTAACGTGGGTGGTTGAAAAAACTTCACTTCTGCGTGGACTTCTTGTCTGAGTCCATTCATGAAGGCTGAAAGCAGGACCTCTTTTACTACATCACCCAAAGGTGTTGAAATGGACTCAAATTGGCTACAGTATTCTTCCACTGTATCAGTTTGTCTCAACGCCATGAGGTCCTCATACAGAGATCCATCATGGGCTAAATGGAACCTTATCAACATCTCCCTCTTCAGCTCGTTCCAGTCAACAAAGGGTTGTCTCGTTTCGCTCCATTGAAGCCACCTCAAAGCCTTCCCATCCATGCATACTGTAGTCGTAACTAGTTTCTcctttttagttaaatgattaATGGAAAAATACTATTCGGCTTGAAATATCCAACCTACTGGGTCCTCTCCTACAAACACTGGTAACTCTAGACGTCAGTGAACCATTTTACGTCGGTTATCTCTGGTATTAGCATCGATTTCATCTCTGCtctcttgaaactccttcatgTCCTGTTTCCACATACCTGGTCGATGGTGGGGGTATGGGTTCCTCATTCGGTGATGTCTTCGATGGGGATGATTGGGGCTCTATTGGAGCTTTCCCTTTGTTGGAGGGTCTCTCGTCCCTTACTATCAACAGCTCTTTCAACTCCCTCAGATACTCTTTCATGGTTTCTATTCTAGTATTCATGCCCTACAATCGTCCGTTAATGTTCTGTATAATGTCGTTCATCTCTCCTAACCTCCCGTTGAACCCATCTATTCTATCCTTCATGGTTTCCAACTCCTTTTCTGTTCCGTCAACTTTAGCCTCCATCCTCATCattggctctaataccaaatttGATAGGTGCCTGATGAAACTATGCTACTACTTGAGTTTAGAAATTGTAATCTCACCTATAAATCCACTCAGTTGTAACCATAGCTCCCACGAACGATGCAATCATGGACAAATTGTAAATTAACAATCTTAGGTTAGTAATTTTTAATGGAACAGTAAACTATTCATAAAAGATAATCAATAGTTCATTCTTACAATCAGTCATCTAGAATTAAAATCTGAATACAAAATCATCACATTCAAATCTGCAGCACGcaactaaaaaataacaatcctAACACAAACAAACTAAGTAAATTTCCCCAAGTTTTCCTAGGCAATTCTAAAGGCCTAGTACTTTCCCAAAAccatttttccttctttttgctTCCCTCCTCCTTTATATTGTTATCAGTCGTTTTCTTTTCTATTGGTGGTCTTAGTGCCTGCATGTATGCCTTCTGCTCTACTATTGCACTGCCACATGTCTCTGCatgaattaatttgttgttGATCATACTGTCACCATGTGTCCCACCCTTCTGTGCTCTCTTTTTCTGATTAATGTATACTTGAGACCTAACAAAAGCATTATAGATTGGTACTGTCAAGCAACATAAGCTGAACTTGACTATATAATACATACTTGATTGGACACATCACAagtcaattaaaaaaagattggCCAAGATTTGACAAAAACAACCGATATGTGGAGTCCGTTCATTTCATATATCATCAACATGTaaacctttatttttaataatctcaCGTTTCAAATGAATCAATGCAATACTTAGAAATGAACCTATAATCTTTACTTTTACAACCAATTCATCTCTCCTCAACTTCAGATGGAATCTTTGCCACAACTGACAAAGCGTGCAACCCACTCTACAACTCATCTTGTAACAAACCATACATTAATCTATGTTTCTTCACAAAgcttttctcttcaaattccTCAAACACAACCTTTACATTAAAATGTCTCTCTCCATCACTCCCTTTCATACCAGCATGAAGATATGAAATATCTTCCACTTCTAACACTACAAGCCCCGGCTCCATCTCCGATTTCTCCTTTACTCGCATCCCTTGACTCCCCAATGTTTCCAATTTCTCATTCATTTCAACATTTGACTCCAAATTCCCttccaaaattgaaaattttctattatcatcAATCAAAATTGAATCCTTACCACTACCTTCAATTTTAGCCTCCAAATTCGAACCCTCAACAAACCCTTTATCCTTCTCAGCCTCTGCATCAACTTCAACATATTTAATAACCCATTATTCCTATAAGTAATTTGACAATTAGTAATATGACAGTGTCCAACTACTATGTCTTTTCCCAAGGAAGGCTTTCCTACCAAACTAACCTCACTTTCAATTGCTGATGTTTCTACATAAGCTCACCAGTTTAAGAAACCTCAAGACTAGGGGATGCCTAGATGCAATTTGTTTCCTAATAAGGGAAATGAATATGGTGCTTCCAACCTCCCTAACTCAATACACCATTGGAAGATTctcgaaattgaaatatttatcatCTAGGGGTTTTAAGACCCTTAAGTCTCTTGAAGAACTTTCTATTAGTGATTGGCCAAAGTTGTCATTCTTTCCAGAACATTTGTCATCCTCCATTTTGcaattatatatttctaattgtcCTTTACTGAAATAGCACTgcaaaagaaataaaggaaGAGTGGTCCAAGATTGCTAACATTTCTCGTGTCAGAATAGATTATGAATTCATTTACGATACATAGTGAGAAAATTATCTTTCTGGTATGTTAGTTGTTCACACATAAACCATATAGCTACTTTGGCAGCAATAACTTACGCAATTTTCAACTTTCAGCTTTCATCTTTGGTTTTTAAAGGCTATTCCATTTTCCCTATTATTGCCCATGAGTTTCCTTTCAagttaaattttagtttcaacATTTTAATTGCTCTATTCCTTTCAACCTATAATTAGTGCCCAATCCTTGCTATCTTTGGATCATGCTTCTAAATAATGTCTTGATggtttaataattgataaaccTTGTGCAA
Encoded proteins:
- the LOC123202282 gene encoding sufE-like protein 1, chloroplastic/mitochondrial, which gives rise to MAVHLDALDLWEAMEDDFEVPALPVNPTIAQLKNHKEKKTKKSKARACLYFCYFSKGQLEIYNCKMEDDKCSGKNDNFGQSLIEIDAEAEKDKGFVEGSNLEAKIEGSGKDSILIDDNRKFSILEGNLESNVEMNEKLETLGSQGMRVKEKSEMEPGLVVLEVEDISYLHAGMKGSDGERHFNVKVVFEEFEEKSFVKKHRLMYGLLQDEL